From Carettochelys insculpta isolate YL-2023 chromosome 3, ASM3395843v1, whole genome shotgun sequence, a single genomic window includes:
- the COQ3 gene encoding ubiquinone biosynthesis O-methyltransferase, mitochondrial encodes MWGCGGLSRAARALVGHGGRSSGVAAPGRRLGAAAGEHYGQAFQGSPTGFREDYSWKMKLTSSSTRLICLTERKSHMSTMKRLYSTSRTTVDSEEMKKFQLLAHRWWDEQGEYSVLHSLNDIRVPFIRDTLLNMSSDHQLGSPLSGIKILDVGCGGGLLSEPLGRLGASVTGIDPLEDNIKTAEHHKSFDPVLAKRIQYKSCSLEEISEDTTETFDVLVASEVVEHVADLETFIKYCYQVVKPEGSLFITTINKTQLSYILGILVAERIMGIVPEGTHDWEKFVSPEELECLLESNGFLVKTVNGMLYNPLLGSWSWTESKNINYAVHAIKSTVQEQSSSNESPLESDKEQHRGEASGSTTV; translated from the exons ATGTGGGGCTGCGGCGGGCTGAGCAGAGCGGCCCGGGCCCTAGTGGGCCACGGGGGCCGGAGCAGCGGAGTGGCTGCGCCCGGAAGGCGGCTGGGGGCAGCGGCCG GTGAGCACTATGGTCAGGCTTTTCAGGGAAGCCCCACTGGTTTCAGAGAAGATTACAGTTGGAAAATGAAGTTGACATCCAGCAGTACAAGGTTGATCTGTCTTACTGAAAGGAAAAGCCACAT GAGTACTATGAAGAGGCTGTACAGCACTTCACGTACAACAGTGGATTCAGAAGAGATGAAAAAATTCCAGTTGTTGGCACATAGGTGGTGGGATGAACAAGGAGAATATTCTGTCCTTCATTCTTTGAATGATATTAGAGTGCCATTTATTAG AGATACTCTATTGAATATGAGTAGTGATCATCAGCTGGGAAGCCCTCTGTCTGGTATAAAGATTCTAGATGTTGGCTGTGGTGGTGGATTGCTAAGTGAA CCTCTAGGTAGACTAGGAGCTTCAGTTACTGGAATTGATCCTCTTGAGGACAACATTAAAACAGCAGAACACCACAAGTCATTTGATCCTGTTCTAGCCAAGAGAATACAGTACAAATCCTGCTCACTGGAAGAAATCTCAGAAGATACTACAGAAACCTTTGATGTACTTGTTGCTTCTGAAGTAGTGGAGCATGTGGCTGACCTAGAAACATTTATCAAGTACTGCTATCAAGTGGTAAAA ccTGAAGGCTCATTATTCATTACTACAATCAACAAAACACAGTTATCCTACATCTTGGGGATTTTAGTTGCAGAGAGAATAATGGGCATTGTACCAGAAGGTACTCATGactgggagaagtttgtttccCCTGAAGAGCTAGAGTGCCTGCTAGAATCAA ATGGCTTTTTAGTCAAGACAGTGAATGGAATGTTGTACAACCCCTTGTTGGGGTCCTGGAGTTGGACTGAAAGCAAAAACATTAACTATGCAGTGCATGCCATAAAATCTACGGTACAAGAACAGTCAAGCTCAAATGAGTCACCCTTGGAATCAGATAAGGAGCAGCACCGGGGTGAAGCTAGTGGCAGTACAACTGTCTGA